The following proteins are co-located in the Imtechella halotolerans genome:
- a CDS encoding glycine--tRNA ligase, with the protein MANQDEHFKKVIAHAKEYGYIFQSSEIYDGLSAVYDYGQNGAELKKNIREYWWKAMVQMHENIVGIDAAIFMHPTTWKASGHVDAFNDPLIDNKDSKKRYRADVLVEDYVAKIEAKIEKEVEKAAKRFGEAFNKEQFLETNTKVLEYQDKATSILKRLGKSLEEENLMDVKALIEELEIADPDTGSKNWTDVKQFNLMFGTKLGATAETAMDLYLRPETAQGIFVNFLNVQKTGRMKIPFGIAQTGKAFRNEIVARQFIFRMREFEQMEMQFFIKPGTQKEWYEHWKETRLKWHLSLGMGENNYRFHDHEKLAHYADAACDIEFKFPFGFKELEGIHSRTDFDLGNHEKFSGKKLQYFDPEENKSYIPYVLETSIGLDRMFLATFSNSLTEEILEDGSTRTVLRLPAVLAPTKAAVLPLIKKDGLPEIARSIIDELKWDFNVTYDEKDAVGRRYRRQDAAGTPFCITVDHQTKEDNKVTIRHRDTMVQKRVNITDLREIILQEVDMRYWLQKM; encoded by the coding sequence GCGCTGTTTATGATTATGGACAAAACGGAGCTGAGTTAAAGAAAAATATCCGAGAATATTGGTGGAAAGCAATGGTGCAAATGCACGAAAACATCGTAGGAATTGACGCTGCTATTTTTATGCATCCTACCACCTGGAAGGCTTCTGGCCACGTAGATGCATTCAATGATCCATTAATTGACAACAAAGACTCAAAAAAAAGATACCGAGCTGATGTATTGGTTGAAGACTATGTAGCCAAAATTGAAGCTAAAATCGAAAAAGAAGTTGAAAAAGCAGCCAAACGCTTTGGTGAAGCATTTAACAAAGAACAATTTTTAGAAACCAATACTAAAGTTCTTGAATATCAAGACAAAGCTACATCCATTTTAAAAAGATTAGGTAAATCTCTAGAGGAGGAAAACCTTATGGATGTAAAAGCACTAATTGAAGAACTGGAAATTGCTGATCCTGATACTGGATCCAAAAACTGGACTGATGTAAAACAGTTTAACCTAATGTTTGGAACAAAACTGGGAGCTACTGCGGAAACAGCTATGGACTTATATCTTCGCCCTGAAACAGCACAAGGAATCTTTGTTAACTTCCTTAATGTTCAGAAAACGGGTCGTATGAAAATTCCTTTTGGGATTGCACAAACAGGTAAGGCCTTTAGGAATGAAATCGTAGCTCGTCAATTCATTTTTCGAATGCGAGAATTTGAACAAATGGAGATGCAGTTCTTTATCAAACCAGGAACTCAAAAAGAATGGTATGAACACTGGAAAGAAACACGACTAAAGTGGCATTTATCTTTGGGAATGGGTGAAAACAATTATCGTTTTCACGACCATGAGAAACTGGCTCATTATGCGGATGCCGCATGTGACATTGAATTTAAATTCCCTTTCGGTTTTAAAGAATTAGAGGGAATCCATTCACGCACAGATTTCGATTTGGGTAATCATGAAAAATTTTCAGGAAAAAAACTTCAATATTTTGATCCCGAAGAAAATAAAAGTTACATCCCATATGTACTCGAGACCTCAATTGGACTAGATCGTATGTTTTTGGCTACTTTCTCAAACTCATTAACAGAGGAGATTCTAGAAGACGGATCAACGAGAACCGTATTGCGTCTGCCCGCTGTACTAGCTCCTACAAAAGCTGCCGTTTTGCCACTTATTAAAAAGGATGGCTTACCAGAGATAGCTCGTTCAATAATCGATGAACTTAAATGGGACTTCAATGTTACTTACGATGAAAAGGATGCAGTAGGAAGACGATATAGAAGACAGGACGCTGCTGGGACTCCATTCTGTATTACTGTGGATCACCAAACAAAAGAAGATAATAAAGTCACTATTAGACATAGAGACACTATGGTACAAAAACGTGTGAACATTACCGACTTGCGCGAGATTATCCTGCAAGAGGTTGATATGCGCTATTGGTTGCAAAAAATGTAA
- a CDS encoding TonB-dependent receptor domain-containing protein, protein MKYSLRILLCMLFIYNSYSQENTTIVIDTTYKKSIKLDEVIVVGNIKTDPVLTLVSRNYSKQIVQPKNVTDLFNDINGFSIIKRGNYALDPSFRASQYEQLNVQYDGGTKAMHACPNRMDPITTHIIPEEISKIEIIKGPFSVRYGATFAGIINMVTHRPDATDNKLHGSISGGYEHNGNSFVSLLRLEQVTNNYDISGSLGYRDYGNYKDGNGTEIPSSFRSTDYSIRFGYNLTENQRIQTHWRQSFGRDVLHAGLAMDTDYDDSSILSLDYKWNAISNSIQAFTAKVYYSYVDHLMHNLDRPMAKMTESISAVEATTIGGKFELTWIPVKSITMYSGVDALLIGRDGNRNRTVKMMNGTQLPNPMEFEDKIWQDAYIHDWGLFSEAKWAINHKTILSAGIRLDIITSEATDPDPAFEALYNLDKRTENNLSGTVSLKHLINDKLSFETAYGRGVRSANMVERFISHFNVGQDPYEYIGNPDLKAEINNQWEIGLKGWQPLEGIINRLGFSTAVYYSHFENYIVAIIDETKTRKYNPSSPPIHPKVFQNLNKAFKTGFEIMGEIGFTNDISMKLEMAYVYSRNKDLHESLPLTPPLTTKLFFGVEKEKWWANIQWNLVSKQPKIAQSFGEISTKGYQTMDMKFGIKPLKNITLGAAVLNTFDTTYNNHLNFSFTNQADFSRVPITDPGRNITAFLQYQF, encoded by the coding sequence ATGAAATATTCGTTACGCATACTACTATGTATGCTATTCATTTATAATTCCTATTCTCAGGAAAATACCACTATTGTAATCGACACTACTTATAAAAAATCAATAAAACTAGACGAAGTAATTGTAGTAGGAAATATAAAAACTGATCCTGTACTAACATTGGTGTCTCGAAATTACAGCAAACAAATTGTGCAACCTAAAAATGTAACCGACTTATTTAATGACATAAACGGATTCTCAATTATCAAAAGAGGTAATTATGCATTAGATCCATCATTTAGAGCTTCCCAATATGAACAACTAAACGTACAATATGATGGTGGAACAAAAGCTATGCACGCATGTCCAAACCGCATGGATCCCATTACCACCCATATCATTCCTGAAGAAATTTCTAAAATAGAAATCATAAAAGGCCCATTTTCTGTCCGATATGGCGCCACATTTGCAGGAATAATTAATATGGTTACCCATAGACCTGATGCCACAGATAATAAACTTCATGGAAGTATATCAGGTGGATATGAACATAATGGAAATTCTTTTGTCTCATTACTTCGATTAGAACAAGTTACAAATAATTATGATATTTCTGGTTCATTAGGATATCGTGATTACGGAAACTACAAGGATGGGAACGGCACAGAAATACCATCATCTTTTAGGAGTACTGATTACAGTATTCGTTTTGGCTACAACCTTACAGAAAATCAGCGGATACAAACACATTGGAGACAATCATTTGGAAGAGACGTTCTACATGCCGGATTAGCTATGGACACTGATTATGATGACAGCAGCATTCTTTCTTTAGATTATAAATGGAATGCTATAAGCAATTCCATTCAAGCATTTACAGCTAAAGTATATTACAGTTATGTTGATCACCTGATGCATAACCTAGACCGTCCAATGGCTAAAATGACAGAATCTATTTCAGCGGTTGAAGCAACAACTATTGGAGGTAAATTTGAACTTACCTGGATACCGGTAAAATCAATTACAATGTACAGTGGTGTTGATGCATTACTCATCGGAAGAGATGGAAACCGAAATCGCACTGTAAAAATGATGAATGGAACCCAACTACCAAATCCAATGGAATTTGAAGACAAAATATGGCAGGACGCCTATATTCATGATTGGGGATTATTTTCAGAAGCAAAGTGGGCTATTAACCACAAAACAATTCTATCTGCAGGTATTCGATTAGATATAATCACTTCAGAAGCAACAGATCCAGATCCAGCCTTTGAAGCACTATACAATCTTGATAAAAGAACTGAAAACAACCTAAGCGGTACCGTCTCTTTGAAACATCTTATAAATGATAAATTATCATTTGAAACTGCCTATGGAAGGGGTGTCCGATCTGCAAATATGGTAGAACGATTTATAAGTCATTTCAACGTTGGTCAAGATCCTTACGAATATATTGGAAACCCTGACTTAAAAGCTGAGATAAACAATCAATGGGAAATTGGGCTAAAAGGTTGGCAACCTCTAGAAGGAATAATCAACCGATTAGGTTTTTCTACAGCTGTTTACTATTCACATTTCGAAAATTATATTGTAGCTATCATTGATGAAACTAAAACACGAAAATATAATCCTTCTTCGCCTCCAATCCATCCAAAAGTATTTCAAAACTTGAATAAAGCCTTTAAAACTGGTTTTGAAATAATGGGAGAAATCGGATTTACTAATGATATTAGTATGAAGCTAGAAATGGCCTATGTATATTCTAGAAACAAAGATTTACACGAATCTTTACCATTAACTCCTCCACTCACTACAAAACTATTCTTTGGAGTAGAAAAAGAAAAATGGTGGGCGAATATCCAATGGAACCTTGTTTCAAAACAGCCTAAAATTGCTCAAAGTTTTGGTGAAATATCAACCAAAGGGTATCAAACCATGGACATGAAATTTGGAATTAAACCTTTGAAAAACATAACTTTAGGAGCAGCAGTTCTAAATACGTTTGACACCACCTATAACAACCACCTTAACTTCTCCTTTACTAATCAAGCAGATTTTAGTAGAGTACCTATTACAGATCCTGGGAGAAATATAACGGCATTCCTACAATATCAATTTTAA
- a CDS encoding efflux RND transporter periplasmic adaptor subunit has translation MNKKFYYICLSFFILACGQTKKEVVSEEVTSAEETLIIVSNDQFSLGQMEVGTLQEAIFPKKIAANGYLDVPPQNRASIRTFMGGYIKNSPLLVGDKVRKGQMVVTLENTEFVTLQQEYMEITEELTFLKSEFERQRALIAENITSQKNFLKAESDYKKAIALQQGLSKKLELLSINPSTVAQGNFTSLISLRSPIEGNVTSVSVSNGTYVSPSDEIMELMDVSHMHVELQVFEKDILQLKKGQHISFRVPEAGNEMYDADVYLVGTSVDGKTRTITIHGHLREEDKVHFAAGMFVEAEVFISERKALALPASAVIDVDGIHWVLVQKEQSSKGYSFEKMEVQVGERTENWVEITSSIPEGTIFLRVGANEMISGDDTGGHDH, from the coding sequence ATGAATAAAAAATTCTATTATATATGCTTATCCTTTTTCATTTTGGCATGTGGTCAAACTAAGAAGGAGGTTGTTTCAGAGGAAGTTACTAGTGCTGAGGAAACATTAATAATTGTTAGCAATGATCAATTTAGTCTAGGACAAATGGAGGTTGGAACTTTGCAGGAGGCTATATTTCCAAAGAAAATTGCTGCCAATGGATATTTGGACGTTCCCCCTCAAAATAGGGCCTCCATTCGTACTTTCATGGGGGGGTATATTAAGAACAGTCCATTGCTCGTAGGTGATAAGGTACGAAAAGGTCAAATGGTAGTTACTCTCGAAAATACAGAATTTGTAACCTTGCAACAAGAGTATATGGAAATAACTGAGGAATTGACATTTCTTAAATCTGAATTCGAGAGACAGCGTGCACTAATTGCCGAAAATATTACTTCCCAAAAGAATTTTTTGAAAGCGGAAAGTGATTATAAGAAGGCTATAGCACTACAGCAAGGTTTGTCTAAAAAGTTAGAATTACTCTCCATTAATCCTTCCACAGTTGCTCAAGGTAATTTTACTTCGTTGATCTCTTTAAGGTCTCCTATCGAAGGAAATGTTACTAGTGTTTCAGTATCTAATGGAACTTATGTTTCGCCTTCTGATGAAATTATGGAATTAATGGATGTCTCCCATATGCATGTGGAATTGCAAGTTTTTGAGAAAGATATATTGCAATTAAAAAAAGGACAGCATATTTCATTTAGGGTTCCTGAAGCAGGCAATGAAATGTACGACGCTGATGTCTACCTCGTAGGAACGTCCGTTGATGGAAAAACACGTACTATTACGATCCATGGTCATTTAAGAGAAGAAGATAAAGTACATTTTGCCGCAGGAATGTTTGTTGAAGCCGAGGTGTTCATTTCAGAGCGAAAAGCTTTGGCATTACCTGCGTCTGCAGTAATTGATGTTGATGGTATTCATTGGGTTTTAGTTCAAAAGGAGCAGTCTTCGAAGGGTTATAGTTTTGAAAAAATGGAAGTTCAAGTTGGAGAACGTACTGAAAATTGGGTAGAAATAACTTCTTCCATACCCGAAGGAACTATTTTTCTTAGAGTTGGAGCGAATGAAATGATTTCAGGAGATGATACAGGTGGACATGACCACTAA